The following coding sequences lie in one Synechococcus sp. MW101C3 genomic window:
- a CDS encoding GNAT family N-acetyltransferase, translated as MAVEAKMEHCRQFHQEPGLLITVIRHRAGAPSLRLGLGPGLRPVDAIGQLQKLLNCNSFWATARSRVQLRTMLKGSSVVVSAWSGQQLVGFGRANSDGVFRAVLWDVVVAEQSQGHGLGRQLVEALLAAPALAQVERTYLMTTNCEGFYRKLGFNAVQHQRLMRREGSGE; from the coding sequence ATGGCGGTGGAGGCGAAGATGGAACACTGTCGTCAGTTCCACCAGGAGCCAGGCCTGTTGATCACCGTGATTCGCCACCGTGCAGGCGCTCCCAGCCTGCGTCTGGGACTTGGACCAGGGCTGAGGCCGGTGGATGCAATTGGCCAGCTGCAGAAGCTGCTAAATTGCAACAGTTTTTGGGCCACGGCACGAAGCCGGGTTCAGCTGCGAACGATGCTCAAAGGTAGCTCCGTTGTGGTGAGTGCCTGGAGCGGACAGCAGCTTGTGGGGTTTGGCCGGGCCAACAGTGATGGCGTGTTTCGTGCCGTGCTTTGGGATGTCGTTGTGGCTGAGCAAAGCCAGGGGCATGGGTTGGGGCGCCAACTGGTGGAAGCGTTGCTGGCTGCACCAGCCTTGGCACAAGTGGAGCGCACCTATCTGATGACGACGAACTGCGAAGGTTTCTACCGGAAGCTGGGATTCAACGCCGTTCAGCACCAACGGCTGATGAGGCGTGAGGGCAGCGGGGAATGA
- a CDS encoding IS3 family transposase gives MRWGRRVLYRRLRLDGWSVNYKRVQRIWREEGLQRPQSRQRKRSQPADGSRELLRAEYEHHVLTVDFQFDQTMDGRSLKFLNVLDENSRICLAIRGGRRCNSIHMIYTV, from the coding sequence GTGCGTTGGGGCCGGCGGGTGCTCTATAGGAGGCTGAGGCTTGATGGTTGGAGTGTCAACTACAAGCGGGTGCAACGGATCTGGCGGGAAGAGGGGCTGCAGCGGCCCCAATCGCGCCAGCGGAAGCGCTCACAGCCGGCGGACGGCTCGAGGGAGCTGCTGAGGGCCGAGTACGAGCACCACGTCTTGACGGTCGACTTCCAGTTCGACCAGACGATGGATGGCCGGTCGTTGAAATTCCTGAACGTGCTGGATGAAAACAGCCGCATCTGTCTGGCCATTCGTGGTGGCCGGCGCTGCAATTCTATTCACATGATCTACACGGTTTAG
- a CDS encoding integrase core domain-containing protein, which yields MGKRAKKTAPYIPTTNGKAEQFIKTLLVEWTNVMPCSNSSGRNELLPAYLRIYSGHRCRMALGSLTPRQRLA from the coding sequence ATGGGAAAGAGGGCCAAGAAGACTGCGCCCTACATCCCAACGACCAATGGCAAGGCCGAGCAGTTCATCAAAACCTTGCTGGTGGAGTGGACCAACGTGATGCCCTGCAGCAACTCATCGGGTCGAAATGAGCTGCTGCCGGCCTATCTGCGGATCTATAGCGGCCACAGGTGCCGCATGGCCCTTGGTAGCCTCACCCCGCGACAGCGGCTCGCTTAG
- a CDS encoding glycosyltransferase family 2 protein has translation MSPIGWEFRSGALDLQVDADPQLSFVIPCLNEAPTLAATIRDCHRGGEATGLNFEIVVADNGSSDGSVQIAQQEGARVVPVPIRGYGAALSAGIKAARGCFVLMGDADSTYRFDQAPLFLAPLQAGADLVMGNRFSGTISPGAMPFLHRYLGNPVLSLLGRMLFGIDVGDFHCGLRAFRRSSILALSLCNTGMEYASEMVIKASLRDLHLVEIPTDLRPNPPGRRPHLRTWRDGWRHLKFMLSFSPRYAFLGFGSVCLVASLLLYSSYATQLSIFTGTTSLLVAGFLFYSACALISDYVVTRFFFAQRYGNHIGRGGRLIDRLLHGRSGIDRLMKSSVAMLALGTALMMILLHAYQNASLSEHAISQLAFLTSVSLSVALFSYLTGAKISTLVAFQDCEF, from the coding sequence ATGAGCCCAATAGGATGGGAATTCAGAAGTGGTGCATTGGATTTGCAAGTTGATGCCGATCCTCAGCTTAGTTTTGTGATTCCCTGCCTGAATGAGGCGCCTACTCTGGCCGCCACGATTCGTGATTGCCATCGTGGAGGGGAAGCAACGGGCCTCAACTTTGAGATCGTGGTGGCTGACAATGGCAGCTCAGATGGCTCTGTGCAGATCGCTCAGCAGGAGGGTGCACGCGTGGTGCCCGTTCCCATTCGTGGCTACGGCGCGGCTCTCTCTGCTGGTATTAAGGCGGCACGGGGCTGCTTTGTGTTGATGGGGGATGCAGATTCCACCTATCGCTTCGATCAGGCGCCGCTCTTCCTGGCACCGCTGCAAGCCGGGGCTGATCTGGTGATGGGCAATCGCTTCAGCGGCACGATTTCGCCAGGGGCGATGCCGTTCTTGCATCGCTATCTGGGCAATCCTGTGCTCAGCCTGTTGGGAAGGATGTTGTTTGGCATTGACGTCGGTGACTTTCACTGTGGATTGCGGGCTTTCCGCAGAAGCTCGATCCTGGCCCTTTCCCTTTGCAACACTGGCATGGAATATGCCTCTGAGATGGTCATCAAGGCCAGCCTTCGTGACCTGCACCTGGTTGAAATCCCTACGGACCTTCGCCCCAATCCACCGGGTCGTCGTCCCCATCTGCGTACGTGGCGAGATGGGTGGAGACATCTCAAGTTCATGCTTTCTTTCAGTCCGCGCTATGCCTTCTTGGGATTTGGATCTGTGTGTCTGGTGGCCTCGCTGCTGTTGTACTCTTCCTATGCAACTCAGCTTTCAATCTTCACCGGCACAACCTCGCTCCTGGTTGCTGGTTTCCTATTCTATTCTGCTTGTGCGCTGATTTCTGATTATGTGGTTACCCGCTTCTTCTTCGCGCAACGCTACGGCAACCACATCGGGCGTGGCGGCCGGTTGATTGATCGCTTGCTTCATGGTCGATCCGGAATCGATCGCCTCATGAAGTCCTCGGTGGCCATGCTGGCTCTCGGTACGGCGCTCATGATGATTTTGTTGCATGCCTACCAAAACGCCTCGCTCTCTGAGCATGCCATCAGTCAGTTGGCTTTCCTGACCTCGGTATCCCTTTCCGTGGCTCTGTTTTCTTATCTCACTGGAGCGAAGATCTCCACATTGGTGGCGTTCCAGGATTGCGAATTCTAG
- a CDS encoding transposase, protein MKRTRHTPKQIIRKLRTAEQLLNQGQTVADVNRTLEVAAPTYRRWQELHGGMKATEAKHLKKLEQENTRLRRFELDKAMP, encoded by the coding sequence ATGAAACGCACGCGCCACACCCCCAAGCAGATCATCCGCAAGCTGCGCACCGCTGAGCAGCTCCTCAACCAGGGCCAGACCGTCGCTGACGTCAACAGGACCCTGGAGGTGGCGGCTCCCACGTATCGCCGCTGGCAGGAGCTCCACGGCGGCATGAAAGCCACCGAGGCAAAGCACCTCAAGAAGCTGGAGCAGGAGAACACCCGGCTGAGACGCTTTGAGCTCGACAAGGCGATGCCCTAG
- a CDS encoding class I SAM-dependent methyltransferase, with protein MNLLMERNLGLLPRYLAPSAWWEHVPLAHWLVEHLQPQTVVELGTHFGVSFFAFCEAAQAFSPQTFVYAVDTWQGDEHAGGYGEEVYQRVQSEQDRNHRCRSRLVRSSFDEAATHFPSGAIDLLHVDGLHTYDAVQHDLETWRPLLKPEAVVLFHDINVRERGFGVWRLWNELLERSDTHGLGLLHGHGLGLLSFGTSEPAWLNSLREILPLLTAKGSLLAQIAELRPECQWGERNHLPYRLQAEQHWHSLQQAREELERLRHEQRGE; from the coding sequence ATGAACTTGCTGATGGAACGAAATCTTGGCCTTTTGCCCCGCTACCTGGCCCCCTCGGCGTGGTGGGAACATGTGCCCCTTGCCCATTGGCTTGTGGAGCACCTCCAACCGCAGACCGTGGTTGAGCTTGGTACGCACTTTGGAGTTTCTTTTTTCGCATTCTGTGAGGCGGCACAGGCGTTTTCACCCCAAACCTTTGTCTACGCCGTTGACACCTGGCAGGGAGACGAGCATGCGGGCGGGTATGGAGAGGAGGTCTATCAACGCGTTCAGAGCGAGCAGGATCGCAACCATCGTTGTCGTTCGCGGCTGGTTCGGTCCAGCTTTGATGAAGCCGCTACTCACTTTCCATCCGGAGCCATTGATCTTCTGCATGTCGATGGTCTGCACACGTATGACGCCGTCCAGCACGATCTCGAAACCTGGCGACCGCTATTGAAGCCCGAAGCCGTGGTGCTGTTTCACGATATCAATGTGAGGGAGCGTGGATTTGGTGTTTGGAGGCTATGGAACGAGCTGCTGGAACGTTCCGATACCCATGGTTTAGGCCTTCTCCATGGCCATGGCCTGGGCCTATTGAGTTTTGGCACGAGCGAGCCCGCTTGGCTGAATTCGCTTCGGGAGATCCTGCCGCTGCTCACTGCCAAGGGCAGCCTTCTCGCCCAGATTGCTGAACTGCGGCCTGAATGCCAGTGGGGTGAGCGTAACCACCTGCCCTACAGGTTGCAAGCTGAGCAGCATTGGCATTCCCTGCAGCAAGCACGTGAAGAGCTTGAACGGTTACGCCATGAGCAGAGGGGCGAATAA
- a CDS encoding ABC transporter permease → MQFPVVLLKNRELWWRLTEREVLGRYRGSHLGWTWSFLQPLLMLVVYTFVFSQVFQSRWGTLQNQGSLAFAVNLFAGLIVFNLFAECANRAPGLVLSHPNYVKKVVFPLEILASVALGSAAFHALASLIILLVFELVAFQAIPASILWLPVIWIPLLLGCLGITWLLSSLGVFLRDIGQVVQVVVSMLMFLSPVFFPMSAMPPRWQPLLQLNPLAQVIEQTRRVAIQGEAPELGYVVVGLLLGVVIAELGLRLFQKAQGAFADVM, encoded by the coding sequence TTGCAGTTTCCCGTCGTGCTTCTCAAGAATCGTGAGCTCTGGTGGCGGCTGACAGAGCGGGAGGTGTTGGGGCGCTACCGGGGTTCGCACCTGGGTTGGACTTGGAGCTTTCTTCAGCCCCTGTTGATGTTGGTCGTTTATACGTTTGTTTTTTCGCAAGTGTTCCAGTCCCGTTGGGGCACTTTGCAAAATCAGGGGTCTCTTGCTTTTGCTGTCAATCTATTCGCTGGTCTGATTGTATTCAACCTCTTTGCTGAATGTGCGAATCGGGCGCCCGGCCTGGTCTTGTCGCATCCAAACTATGTGAAAAAGGTTGTGTTTCCGTTGGAGATCCTGGCCTCTGTTGCTCTTGGCAGTGCCGCCTTCCATGCACTCGCAAGCCTCATCATTCTCCTTGTTTTCGAACTGGTTGCGTTTCAGGCCATTCCAGCTTCCATCCTTTGGCTGCCGGTGATTTGGATTCCCCTCCTCCTTGGCTGCCTTGGGATCACCTGGCTGCTGTCTTCTCTGGGGGTCTTTTTGCGGGATATCGGCCAAGTTGTGCAAGTGGTGGTCAGCATGCTGATGTTTCTGAGCCCGGTCTTCTTCCCGATGTCCGCGATGCCACCACGTTGGCAGCCTCTGTTGCAGCTCAACCCCCTGGCACAAGTCATTGAGCAGACCCGTCGCGTGGCGATTCAGGGGGAGGCTCCTGAGCTTGGCTATGTCGTTGTTGGCCTTCTGCTTGGGGTTGTGATCGCTGAGCTGGGGCTACGTTTGTTTCAAAAGGCTCAAGGGGCCTTCGCTGATGTGATGTAA
- the cysE gene encoding serine O-acetyltransferase — MLRAIGADLRMIKERDPAARGTVEILLCYPGFHALVLHRFSHRLWRLGLPLVPRVLSQVGRSLTGVEIHPGAQIGHGVFIDHGMGVVIGETAVIGDRCLLFQGVTLGGTGKEHGKRHPTLGENVVVGAGAQVLGAIAVGSNTRIGAGSVVLRDVAPDSTVVGVPGRVVHQSGVRIDPLAHSQLPDAEARVIRNLMERIDTLEGEVGRLQNCLREVAAGRPLQDICGGKAQNLRDREILEFLGDGPGDGPGSGLLTAPADGAD, encoded by the coding sequence TTGCTGCGTGCGATCGGCGCCGACCTGCGCATGATCAAAGAGCGCGACCCTGCCGCGCGCGGCACGGTGGAGATCCTGCTCTGCTATCCGGGCTTCCATGCCCTGGTGCTGCACCGTTTCAGCCACCGCCTGTGGCGGCTGGGCCTGCCGCTGGTGCCGCGGGTGCTCTCGCAGGTGGGGCGCAGCCTCACCGGCGTGGAGATCCACCCGGGCGCGCAGATCGGCCATGGGGTCTTCATCGACCACGGCATGGGCGTGGTGATCGGAGAAACGGCCGTGATCGGCGATCGCTGCCTGCTGTTTCAGGGGGTCACCCTCGGCGGCACGGGCAAGGAACACGGCAAGCGCCATCCCACGCTCGGCGAGAACGTGGTGGTGGGGGCAGGAGCGCAGGTGCTCGGCGCGATCGCGGTGGGATCGAACACCCGCATCGGCGCCGGCTCGGTGGTGCTGCGGGATGTGGCGCCCGACAGCACGGTGGTGGGCGTTCCCGGCAGGGTGGTGCATCAATCGGGGGTGAGGATCGATCCTCTGGCGCACTCGCAGCTGCCGGATGCGGAAGCCAGGGTGATTCGCAACCTGATGGAGCGCATCGACACGCTCGAAGGTGAGGTGGGTCGGCTGCAGAACTGCCTGCGGGAAGTGGCCGCCGGCCGCCCCCTGCAGGACATCTGCGGCGGCAAGGCCCAGAACCTGAGGGACCGCGAAATCCTTGAGTTCCTGGGCGATGGGCCCGGCGATGGGCCGGGTAGCGGGCTGCTGACGGCGCCGGCTGACGGCGCCGACTGA
- a CDS encoding DUF6447 family protein — translation MPVRNIIFKGRQFVIEDLPEEARQVFGLLQAAGEQITRGQASVAVAETARQVLTAKLDQLLHDVPSSEVTQP, via the coding sequence ATGCCGGTTCGAAATATTATCTTCAAAGGGCGCCAATTCGTGATCGAAGATCTTCCCGAAGAAGCCAGGCAGGTGTTCGGCCTGCTCCAAGCTGCAGGGGAGCAGATCACCCGCGGCCAGGCAAGTGTGGCTGTGGCGGAAACAGCCCGGCAGGTATTAACAGCAAAGCTGGATCAGTTGCTTCATGATGTGCCTTCCAGCGAAGTCACTCAGCCATAG
- a CDS encoding ABC transporter ATP-binding protein: MTIESDDLMIHVEDLGKCFHIYDDPTQRLKQALWRGRRQYFREFWALRNVSFEVRRGETLGVIGRNGSGKSTLLQILCGTLTPSEGQVQTRGRVAALLELGSGFNPEFTGIENIYLNASLFGLSREETAEKLDDILAFADIGNFVHQPVKTYSSGMSVRLAFAVVAHVDADILVVDEALSVGDAFFNQKCFRFLNRQREEKCLLFVSHDTQALRSLCNRAILLEAGRIKFAGEASTVSDFYLEDLYIAQDASTGRSVTAPDKTTKPPVEPAEEYYTRWRDYRQELRLNAGLGNLIEITPFDQALLLSSSFGTAEASLESVHLVDAASGLPLRTAMGGELVDLSITARAHAAIRQPIVGFIFKDSRGMAVLGDNTCLSHPDPTFTVPAGATYFARFRFTLPVLAPGDYAIAVSLAAGTQEDHRQLQWQHDALILHSESSAMYAGIAGLPMQEIEFGCLSHQDSPSSKELGACHRQ, encoded by the coding sequence GTGACTATTGAGTCGGATGATCTGATGATCCACGTGGAAGACTTGGGAAAGTGCTTCCACATTTACGACGATCCCACCCAACGTTTGAAGCAGGCCCTTTGGCGTGGCCGTCGCCAATACTTTCGCGAGTTCTGGGCCTTGCGGAATGTCAGCTTTGAGGTGCGCCGCGGCGAAACACTTGGTGTGATCGGCCGCAACGGCAGTGGCAAGAGCACCTTGTTGCAAATTCTTTGTGGCACCCTTACGCCGAGCGAAGGGCAGGTGCAGACGCGGGGTAGGGTTGCTGCCTTGCTGGAGCTTGGTAGTGGCTTCAATCCTGAGTTCACAGGAATAGAAAACATCTATCTCAATGCTTCCCTATTCGGGCTTAGTCGAGAAGAAACCGCAGAGAAGCTCGACGACATACTCGCTTTCGCTGACATTGGCAACTTCGTTCATCAGCCGGTTAAAACCTATTCCAGTGGCATGTCTGTGCGGCTGGCGTTCGCCGTCGTTGCTCATGTGGATGCCGACATCCTTGTGGTGGATGAAGCTCTCAGCGTGGGAGATGCCTTCTTCAATCAGAAGTGTTTTCGCTTTCTGAATCGCCAGCGAGAGGAGAAGTGTCTGCTCTTCGTGAGCCACGACACACAGGCTTTGCGTAGCCTCTGCAATCGAGCCATTCTTCTTGAGGCGGGTCGCATCAAGTTCGCCGGAGAAGCGTCCACAGTCAGCGACTTCTACCTTGAGGACCTTTACATCGCCCAGGACGCATCGACTGGCCGTTCAGTTACGGCTCCAGACAAGACCACCAAGCCACCTGTCGAGCCTGCGGAGGAGTACTACACCCGTTGGCGCGACTACCGACAGGAGCTACGGCTCAATGCAGGGCTTGGGAATTTGATTGAGATCACGCCTTTTGATCAGGCCCTGTTGCTCTCAAGCTCGTTTGGAACCGCGGAGGCCAGTCTGGAGAGCGTGCACCTGGTTGACGCGGCGAGTGGCCTGCCGCTTCGCACGGCCATGGGCGGAGAGCTTGTCGATCTCTCGATCACAGCCCGTGCCCACGCAGCGATCCGCCAGCCCATTGTGGGATTCATCTTCAAAGATTCTCGTGGGATGGCGGTACTCGGAGACAACACCTGTTTATCCCATCCAGACCCGACCTTCACGGTTCCGGCCGGAGCTACCTACTTTGCACGCTTTCGATTTACCCTGCCTGTGCTGGCTCCTGGTGACTATGCCATTGCCGTTTCCCTGGCGGCAGGAACACAGGAAGACCATCGTCAGCTGCAGTGGCAGCATGATGCCTTGATCCTCCACAGCGAATCGAGTGCCATGTACGCCGGCATTGCAGGTCTGCCGATGCAGGAGATCGAGTTTGGCTGTTTGTCCCACCAAGACAGCCCATCCAGCAAGGAGCTGGGAGCCTGCCACCGCCAATGA
- a CDS encoding integrase core domain-containing protein, which translates to MEPFDGQFKDEFLNIDLFTTAQKARLLAEQHRIEYNTFRPYSALQGRTPLEVVKQWRAA; encoded by the coding sequence GTGGAGCCGTTCGACGGCCAATTCAAGGATGAGTTCTTGAACATCGACCTATTCACGACGGCGCAGAAAGCCAGGCTATTGGCAGAGCAGCACCGAATCGAGTACAACACCTTCAGACCGTATTCAGCGCTCCAGGGGCGTACGCCCTTGGAGGTCGTCAAGCAGTGGAGAGCGGCTTGA
- the secA gene encoding preprotein translocase subunit SecA — MLKLLLGDPNARKLKRYQPLVSDINLFEEEVAPLDDDDLRRKTVDFRERLAKAETPARQRQLLDELLPEAFAVVREAGKRVLGMRHFDVQLIGGMVLHEGQIAEMKTGEGKTLVATLPSYLNALTGKGVHVVTVNDYLARRDAEWMGQVHRFLGLSVGLIQQDMPPSERRRNYGCDITYATNSELGFDYLRDNMANDIEEVVQREFNYCVIDEVDSILVDEARTPLIISGQVERPQEKYRRAADIANELIRAEGSSKDGVDPEGDYEVDEKQRNVTLTDEGYAKAEQLLGVEDLFDPADPWAHYITNALKAKELFIKDVNYIVRGEDAVIVDEFTGRVMPGRRWSDGQHQAIEAKENLPIQPETQTLASITYQNFFLLYPRLAGMTGTAKTEEVEFEKTYKLEVTVVPTNRQRSRTDLVDQVYKNEVAKWRAVALETATIHHDGRPILVGTTSVEKSELLSSLLAEQGIPHNLLNAKPENVEREAEIVAQAGRAGAVTIATNMAGRGTDIILGGNTDYMARLKLREVLLPLLVRPEEGHRPPIPLPREASRAGFAPGAPLPVSAPSEARAIGALFPCALTPATEQSLVELARELVKAWGDRALSVLQLEDRIAQAAEKAPTDDPQIQALRSLIARVRAEYDVVVKEEEERVRQAGGLHVIGTERHESRRVDNQLRGRAGRQGDPGSTRFFLSLEDNLLRIFGGERVAGLMNAFRVEEDMPIESGMLTRSLEGAQKKVETYYYDIRKQVFEYDEVMNNQRRAVYAERRRVLEGRELKLQVIGYGERTMSDIVDAYVNPDLPPEEWDLGRLVAKVQEFVYLLADLTPEQLQGLSTEELKAFLREQLRNAYDLKESQIEQVRPGLMREAERFFILQQIDTLWREHLQAMDALRESVGLRGYGQKDPLIEYKNEGYDMFLEMMTSMRRNVIYSMFMFQPRMETAETVVTG; from the coding sequence ATGCTCAAGCTCCTCCTGGGAGATCCCAATGCCCGGAAGCTGAAGCGCTACCAACCGCTCGTTTCCGACATCAATCTGTTTGAAGAGGAGGTGGCCCCTCTCGACGATGACGACCTGCGGCGCAAGACCGTCGACTTCCGTGAGCGCCTGGCAAAGGCGGAAACTCCGGCCCGTCAGCGCCAGCTTCTCGATGAGCTCCTGCCTGAAGCCTTCGCCGTGGTGCGCGAAGCGGGCAAGCGGGTGCTCGGGATGCGCCACTTCGATGTGCAGCTGATCGGCGGCATGGTGCTGCACGAGGGGCAGATCGCCGAGATGAAGACGGGTGAAGGCAAGACCCTTGTGGCCACCTTGCCCTCCTATCTCAATGCGCTCACCGGCAAGGGTGTGCACGTGGTCACGGTGAACGACTACCTGGCGCGTCGTGATGCCGAGTGGATGGGGCAGGTGCACCGCTTCCTGGGGCTGTCTGTGGGGCTGATCCAGCAGGACATGCCGCCCAGCGAGCGGCGTCGCAACTACGGCTGCGATATCACCTATGCCACCAACAGTGAGCTGGGCTTTGATTATCTTCGCGACAACATGGCAAATGATATCGAAGAAGTGGTGCAGCGTGAATTCAACTATTGCGTGATTGACGAGGTTGATTCCATCCTGGTGGATGAAGCGCGCACGCCCCTGATCATCTCAGGGCAGGTGGAGCGCCCCCAGGAGAAATACCGCCGCGCTGCTGATATTGCCAATGAGCTCATCCGTGCTGAAGGCAGCTCGAAAGATGGTGTGGATCCCGAAGGGGATTACGAGGTGGATGAGAAGCAGCGCAATGTGACCCTCACCGATGAGGGGTATGCCAAGGCTGAGCAGTTGCTGGGAGTGGAAGACCTGTTCGACCCCGCCGATCCCTGGGCCCACTACATCACCAATGCGCTCAAGGCCAAGGAGCTGTTCATCAAAGATGTCAACTACATCGTGCGCGGCGAAGACGCAGTGATCGTGGATGAGTTCACCGGCAGGGTGATGCCCGGTCGCCGCTGGAGCGATGGGCAGCATCAGGCGATCGAGGCCAAGGAGAATCTGCCGATCCAGCCGGAAACTCAGACACTCGCCAGCATCACCTACCAGAACTTCTTCCTGCTCTATCCACGCCTGGCCGGCATGACCGGCACCGCCAAGACAGAAGAAGTGGAATTCGAGAAAACCTACAAACTCGAAGTGACTGTGGTGCCCACCAATCGGCAGCGCTCCCGCACCGATCTGGTGGATCAGGTGTACAAGAACGAAGTGGCCAAATGGCGGGCGGTGGCTCTGGAAACCGCCACCATTCACCACGACGGGCGCCCCATCCTGGTGGGCACCACCAGCGTGGAGAAGTCGGAGCTGCTTTCCTCTTTGCTGGCCGAGCAGGGCATTCCCCACAACCTGCTGAACGCCAAGCCCGAAAACGTTGAGCGTGAGGCGGAGATCGTGGCCCAGGCCGGCCGGGCCGGAGCCGTCACGATCGCCACCAACATGGCGGGCCGCGGCACCGACATCATCCTTGGCGGCAACACCGATTACATGGCACGGCTGAAGCTCAGGGAAGTGCTCCTGCCCCTGCTGGTGCGGCCGGAGGAGGGCCATCGGCCGCCGATCCCCCTGCCCCGGGAGGCTTCCCGTGCCGGTTTTGCTCCCGGTGCCCCCCTGCCGGTCTCGGCGCCCAGCGAGGCCCGTGCCATCGGCGCTCTTTTCCCCTGCGCCCTCACCCCCGCCACCGAGCAATCGTTGGTGGAGCTGGCCCGTGAACTGGTGAAAGCCTGGGGTGACCGGGCCCTCAGCGTGCTGCAGCTGGAAGACCGGATCGCCCAGGCGGCGGAGAAGGCCCCCACCGACGACCCCCAGATTCAGGCGCTGCGCAGCCTGATCGCCCGGGTCCGCGCCGAGTACGACGTGGTGGTGAAGGAGGAGGAGGAGCGGGTGCGGCAGGCCGGTGGCCTCCACGTGATCGGCACTGAGCGGCACGAATCGCGCCGGGTCGATAACCAGCTGCGCGGCCGGGCCGGACGCCAGGGCGATCCCGGCAGCACCCGTTTCTTCCTTTCGCTGGAAGACAATCTCCTGCGCATCTTCGGCGGTGAACGTGTGGCCGGCTTGATGAATGCCTTCCGGGTGGAAGAAGACATGCCGATCGAATCGGGCATGCTCACCCGCTCGCTGGAAGGGGCGCAGAAGAAGGTTGAAACCTACTACTACGACATCCGCAAGCAGGTGTTCGAGTACGACGAAGTGATGAACAACCAGCGCCGAGCCGTGTATGCCGAGCGGCGCCGCGTGCTCGAAGGCCGGGAGCTCAAGCTGCAGGTGATCGGCTACGGCGAACGCACCATGTCTGACATTGTGGATGCCTACGTGAACCCTGATCTGCCGCCCGAGGAATGGGATCTGGGCCGGTTGGTGGCCAAGGTTCAGGAGTTCGTGTACCTGCTGGCCGATCTCACGCCCGAGCAGCTCCAGGGCCTTTCCACCGAAGAGCTCAAGGCATTCCTGCGCGAGCAGCTGCGCAACGCCTACGACCTCAAGGAGAGCCAGATCGAGCAGGTGAGGCCTGGGCTGATGCGGGAGGCGGAGCGGTTCTTCATCCTCCAGCAGATCGACACCCTCTGGCGCGAACATCTGCAGGCCATGGATGCCCTGCGTGAATCGGTGGGTCTGCGCGGCTACGGGCAGAAGGATCCCTTGATCGAATACAAGAACGAGGGCTACGACATGTTCCTGGAGATGATGACCTCCATGCGCCGCAACGTGATCTACTCCATGTTCATGTTTCAGCCCCGCATGGAAACCGCCGAAACGGTGGTCACCGGCTGA